In a genomic window of Streptomyces noursei ATCC 11455:
- the leuC gene encoding 3-isopropylmalate dehydratase large subunit, whose translation MGRTLAEKVWDDHVVRRAEGEPDLLFIDLHLLHEVTSPQAFDGLRKAGRQVRRTDLTIATEDHNTPTLDIDKPIADPVSRTQLETLRKNCAEFGVRLHPLGDVEQGVVHVVGPQLGLTQPGTTVVCGDSHTSTHGAFGALAFGIGTSQVEHVLATQTLPMAPFRTMAITVDGELPDGVTAKDLILAIIAKIGTGGGQGYVIEYRGSAIEKLSMEARMTICNMSIEAGARAGMIAPDQTTFDYLQGRDHAPEGEDWDAAVAYWRTLRTDDDAVFDAEVVIDAASLAPFVTWGTNPGQGAPLSANVPDPASYEDPSERHAAEKALEYMGLTAGQPLREISVDTVFVGSCTNGRIEDLRSAASVLEGRKVADGVRVLIVPGSVRVALQAVEEGLDKVFTAAGAEWRHAGCSMCLGMNPDQLAPGERSASTSNRNFEGRQGKGGRTHLVSPQVAAATAVLGHLASPADLAGQSDVVTPAGV comes from the coding sequence ATGGGACGGACACTCGCGGAGAAGGTCTGGGACGACCACGTCGTCCGGCGCGCGGAAGGCGAGCCCGACCTCCTCTTCATCGATCTGCACCTGCTGCACGAGGTCACCAGCCCGCAGGCGTTCGACGGCCTCCGCAAGGCCGGCCGCCAGGTGCGGCGGACGGACCTGACCATCGCCACCGAGGACCACAACACCCCGACCCTCGACATCGACAAGCCGATCGCCGACCCGGTCTCGCGCACCCAGCTGGAGACCCTGCGCAAGAACTGCGCGGAGTTCGGCGTCCGACTGCACCCGCTGGGCGACGTCGAGCAGGGTGTCGTCCACGTCGTGGGGCCGCAGTTGGGGCTGACCCAGCCCGGCACCACCGTCGTCTGCGGTGACAGCCACACCTCCACCCACGGCGCGTTCGGCGCGCTGGCGTTCGGCATCGGCACCAGCCAGGTCGAGCACGTCCTGGCCACCCAGACGCTGCCGATGGCGCCGTTCAGGACGATGGCGATCACCGTGGACGGCGAGCTGCCCGACGGTGTCACCGCCAAGGACCTGATCCTGGCGATCATCGCCAAGATCGGCACCGGCGGCGGCCAGGGCTATGTCATCGAGTACCGCGGCTCGGCCATCGAGAAGCTGTCGATGGAAGCCCGGATGACCATCTGCAACATGTCGATCGAGGCGGGCGCCCGGGCCGGCATGATCGCCCCCGACCAGACCACCTTCGACTACCTCCAGGGCCGCGACCACGCCCCCGAGGGCGAGGACTGGGACGCCGCCGTGGCGTACTGGAGGACGCTGCGCACCGACGACGACGCGGTTTTCGACGCCGAGGTCGTCATCGACGCCGCTTCGCTGGCGCCGTTCGTCACCTGGGGCACCAACCCCGGCCAGGGTGCGCCCCTTTCGGCGAACGTCCCCGACCCGGCTTCGTACGAGGACCCCTCGGAGCGGCACGCCGCCGAAAAGGCCCTGGAATACATGGGGTTGACGGCCGGTCAACCGCTCCGTGAGATCTCCGTGGACACCGTCTTCGTAGGTTCGTGCACCAACGGCCGCATCGAGGACCTGCGCTCGGCGGCCTCGGTCCTGGAGGGCCGCAAGGTCGCGGACGGGGTGCGGGTGCTGATCGTCCCCGGCTCGGTGCGGGTCGCGCTGCAGGCCGTCGAGGAGGGGCTGGACAAGGTCTTCACCGCGGCCGGCGCCGAATGGCGGCACGCGGGCTGCTCGATGTGCCTGGGCATGAACCCCGACCAGCTGGCGCCCGGTGAGCGCTCCGCGTCCACCTCCAACCGCAACTTCGAGGGCCGGCAGGGCAAGGGCGGCCGCACCCACCTGGTCTCCCCGCAGGTCGCCGCCGCAACGGCGGTTCTCGGCCATCTGGCCTCACCGGCCGACCTGGCCGGCCAGTCCGACGTCGTCACGCCCGCGGGAGTCTGA
- the ndgR gene encoding IclR family transcriptional regulator NdgR, producing MDNSSGVGVLDKAALVLSALESGPATLAGLVAATGLARPTAHRLAVALEHHRMVARDMQGRFILGPRLSELAAAAGEDRLLATAGPVLTHLRDVTGESAQLYRRQGDMRICVAAAERLSGLRDTVPVGSTLTMKAGSSAQILMAWEEPERLHRGLQGARFTATALSGVRRRGWAQSIGEREPGVASVSAPVRGPSNRVVAAVSVSGPIERLTRHPGRMHAQAVIDAAARLSEGLRRNGG from the coding sequence ATGGACAACTCTAGCGGCGTCGGCGTTCTCGACAAGGCAGCTCTGGTTTTGAGCGCTCTGGAGTCCGGTCCGGCCACCCTCGCCGGGCTGGTCGCGGCGACCGGGCTCGCACGACCCACGGCCCACCGGCTGGCCGTGGCACTGGAACACCACCGGATGGTGGCGAGGGACATGCAGGGCCGGTTCATCCTGGGCCCACGGCTCTCCGAGCTGGCCGCGGCGGCCGGCGAGGACCGCCTGCTGGCGACGGCCGGACCGGTGCTCACGCACCTGCGCGACGTGACGGGCGAGAGCGCCCAGCTCTATCGCCGCCAGGGCGACATGCGGATCTGCGTGGCGGCGGCGGAACGGCTGTCCGGACTGCGGGACACCGTCCCGGTGGGCTCCACGCTGACCATGAAGGCCGGCTCCTCCGCCCAGATCCTGATGGCTTGGGAGGAGCCGGAGCGGCTGCACCGGGGCCTCCAGGGCGCCCGCTTCACCGCCACCGCGCTGTCCGGCGTACGGCGCCGCGGCTGGGCCCAGTCGATCGGCGAGCGGGAGCCGGGCGTGGCCTCGGTCTCCGCGCCCGTCCGCGGCCCCTCCAACCGCGTGGTGGCCGCCGTCTCCGTCTCCGGCCCGATCGAGCGCCTGACCCGCCACCCCGGCCGGATGCACGCCCAGGCCGTCATCGACGCCGCCGCCCGCCTCTCCGAGGGCCTGCGCCGCAACGGCGGCTGA
- a CDS encoding HAD family hydrolase — translation MPLHAVLWDIDDTLFDYTGSDRAGVLRHLRAEGLLAAYGGEAAALARWRHAMETEFARFLAGELGFLEHRRARARTFLGAPLSDTEADAWFARYVAHYEASWELFPDSAPTLEALAPLVRQAVLSNSSTANQERKLTTLGIRDHFEAVLCADGLGYAKPAPEAFLGACASLGLPPTEVLYVGDRLDVDGLGARDAGLAAVWLDRAGAEEQPPPGVRRIRGLAELPELVRGVIGFGAPSAIR, via the coding sequence ATGCCCCTCCATGCCGTCCTCTGGGACATCGACGACACCCTCTTCGACTACACCGGCTCCGACCGCGCCGGCGTGCTGCGCCACCTGCGGGCCGAGGGGCTGCTGGCCGCGTACGGCGGCGAGGCGGCGGCGCTGGCCCGCTGGCGGCACGCGATGGAGACCGAGTTCGCCCGGTTCCTCGCGGGCGAGCTGGGCTTCCTGGAGCACCGCAGGGCCCGCGCCCGGACGTTCCTGGGCGCCCCGCTGAGCGACACGGAGGCGGACGCCTGGTTCGCCCGCTACGTCGCCCACTACGAGGCGTCCTGGGAGCTCTTCCCGGACTCCGCGCCGACCCTGGAGGCACTGGCCCCCCTGGTGCGCCAGGCGGTGCTCTCGAACTCCTCCACCGCCAACCAGGAGCGCAAGCTGACCACCCTGGGCATCCGGGACCACTTCGAGGCGGTGCTGTGCGCCGACGGCCTGGGATACGCCAAGCCCGCCCCGGAGGCCTTCCTGGGAGCCTGTGCGTCCCTCGGGCTGCCACCGACCGAGGTGCTCTACGTGGGTGACCGTCTCGACGTCGACGGCCTGGGTGCCCGGGACGCCGGCCTGGCGGCCGTGTGGCTGGATCGCGCGGGTGCCGAGGAGCAGCCGCCGCCGGGGGTGCGCCGGATCCGAGGGCTGGCCGAGCTCCCCGAGTTGGTGCGCGGGGTTATCGGTTTTGGAGCACCCTCCGCGATCAGGTAA